The sequence AGTAGCTTGCATAAATCAATGCGATATTTTTGTACATTCTCTTTTATTTATGAATAAAATTAGCCAACCAGCAAGAGGAAATCTCTCAGCTATTGCCAAATTTTAATGCAAGTGACGTGACCTTAAATGTAAAATTTGCattctttattttaatttagGCCATCAGCGTGCGGGAACGATTATTATCTGTTTGAACCATTTTTCGTTTGTTCTTAAATACTCGTGTTTGCTTCTCCTTTGACTGAGAAGTAGACCTCATGCCCGTTTATAAGTAAAAAGCTACTCGCAGTCTACAGGGAGCCAAAGCTTTTGACTAATCCTTCAGTTATCACATTTGTATGCAACAAGTAAATATTTGTAAGTGCCTACACATGGATCACTGCCAAAGGATCCAGAATTAGATCTTAAGGTACAGGCTGTTTTATCTTGACAAGTGTTTCGCACATAGTTGAGGGAGTTGGAGGCCTGGCAGTTTATAGTTCTAATAGATGGATGTGGACAAGTCTTTGGGTGCAGTCTACCATAATTTGCCCACAAAACGCGGATTTTACTCATACTTTCACATCTTATTTCTTACTTGGTCTTAGCTTCACACACAATAACTGAGAGGGAGTCTGTAAAAAGGACAGGACAGAAGGAAAAGTTTAAATGAAGCACGATGCCAACAGcatttgaaatttaaattgaTTTGAAAACAGAGCACACAGATCGTGACCAGTCTGTGGAAGTGTAAACGTGTTGTTGACACATAGAGAAGCAAGAAATTATTTTAAACTTAACTTACCACAACAGCCATAAAGCTCCACTCTCATAGATATGCGCTGATTCCAAGCTGTTGGTCGAAACCGGATGTAACGAGCTCTGATTGGAGGATTCAGGTCATGAAACACAATACTGTTCTCATCTGTGTTGCCAGTGAATTCctttattaaaaacaaaacggCGAATTGGGTTATCTATATTTGGATATTGTATATTATACATGAAGGTGTATAGTATATTATACATGAAGGTCCAAGGTGACTAAAAGCTAAAGACGGTTTTTAGTCATCCTGAagaaggccgatttgtgcggcaTTGTTAACTTCCCAAGTTGtgtcatttctttatttgtaCGGAActgtcaaccagctttttatTTATCCGTCGCAGGCTTAtgcaagaaataaaaataaaatcaataaataatcagacgacggatatcaaatcggacggcGGATTTTCCTTGATTCCTATCACGTGATCGGTTttattcggtgggttataaataaataaataaatatatacatacaaataaacaaaacattgaattgGGTTATCTATATTTGGAAATATATTTGGTgaatttcacagttgccctcgaagcttcgatTCACGGCCAAATGTTTACTTtttggacaatctttcagccgtgggcattatcctccgatacaCTAGCcgccgaaaggggtttatttcctaaatatatatatatatttagtataatttcagagctgaacaaagagtttccagcaatctgattggtcgagcggtTCCTTATATGACGCTATATAAACTGCTTCTGGGGGTTTATATAAAGCCAAAATGGCTGCCAGTAGCCGGTTTGCAAATGTTTCCGATGAGGAAATTGCAGAACTTAGCATTAGTGCAGTTCCTAAGTCAACGCAATATGCAACTCAGTATGGTGTTAAAATCTAGATCCTGCCCGCTTCTCAACTCTTTTAAAGGAACCTTCTTTGCGGGTTCGCGCTGGAAATTAAGAATGGGCACTTATGATTGGGTGTCGATCCAGCCATCTCAACTAAAAAAAGCCAATCTCCGGACCGGTTTCGATGTTACGTTAATGTCTTCTTCAGCGGAGTTTTACAGTTTCAGCTTGTCTGGTCGCTTACGTGCCGTTGGACTTGATGCATTAGCTCGTTTAGTTACAGTCATTTATATGAACTgtgcaataggccatttccgagttcccgtccgtctctctttcaaagcgagtctaaatGCGACATCTTTGTCATGGTAATTAGTTGCAACttcaatgtgaatgaaaactgattttcataacaaagacttcgcatttagcctcgctttgaaatggaagctgagatgaactcggaaatggcctattaaatcATAATATCTGTTACGTCAGTGCGACGTCGATAATTTGACCAACAAGCAGTTTGAGTTTCAGACGAAATATTCTCAGTTCGTTTCATTAAAACAAACTGTTTCATTCATTTCGTTTCATTAATTAACCACAACTTCAGTAATAGATGGAATATCAGTCATTAACGTTTCTTCTTACCTTAGCTGTGCTTTTCCCCTGTTCATGGTAATATTCAAAGTCACGCCCATCGTTACTGTACTGCAGCTTGTACCTCTCCACCCATTGGCTGTTAGCTATATCCCTGGACACATCCTGATTTTTTCCTTGCGTCGCGACACGGCTTACTAGTGATTCGTCGTCGAACAAATCAACTTGTAACCACTGGCTTTGGTCGCTTGTCCCAGCCACCCATGCTCCTGATTTAGTAGTGCTTCCCTGGGCAGATTCATTAACGTTGAGTCTTCCTTGATAGGCGGCACTATTATCATTCAATTCTGAAGAGGCAGTAATTTGTTCATCTAGTACTCCTCCATTCTCCATGCCGAGGGCATCCTGGCATTCTAATGTTAGTCGAAAATGACAATGACTGGTAAACTCTTTAGTTTGTATCACTATGACTCGTGAATAGATACGATGGTATGCATAGCTGGGCGGTTTTGTCTAAGGGTGCTCTCGGGATTTCGCGTTGAGGGTGTGGTTAATTGCTAGCTGAGATTCGGCCAAAGATTTAACTGTTAGCTGagaaacaatgtttttttttactgataGCTAAGAATTGTTGAGTGACCGTTAGCTATGATTATTACATTGCATCTGAATATCCCATAAAGGTTGCGAACAAATTGGCCAATTTTAATATTAATcgtaaaaattacaatttcctcaactggttgagtcaaaaaaaaaatctgcaaggcagttttctcataatttatgaaaaactcaaaaatcgactttttcataaattatgaaaaaactgccttgcagatttttttttgactttgtaaggatgttctttggtagttaacagtgatacagacaaaattttaggtatggtcgtacgggtcagtttcccgtaaaacacagttttccagttcgttcccaggccccctaatcgtgcacggtcttcccgtttcgtgccccctttaacttcccaaacggtaatttgaagcagcaattgtctcatataagggtttttatttgttatcagaatattgatgcaaaaaaataaattaaatttgcacatttatggtatacacctcttgaacccttattaaactgtagtaagccaccttaaatcaACCCATCATAACCTTAGTTTCATtcaccatagaaacagtgtacaaactcctgaGTTTATgaatcctttgtcagttttttaatgtaaatttaccgttgtcacataacttggctatttttcttttctcagaaattgtaatttttatgattaattggcaataggacagCTGcatgtcgtccaattcggtctgtaatcgtacccctgataaacaagtaatatgAAACGACGTCATTTCTAAAAACCTAGAAAAAGTCTTTTCGGAGGTTTGCGTAACTAACTGAGTAATTGACTAATTGCTCTACGTGATTGATTAATGCAAAGCAAATTATCACAGGTTGTCTGAATCGCC is a genomic window of Acropora muricata isolate sample 2 chromosome 8, ASM3666990v1, whole genome shotgun sequence containing:
- the LOC136925309 gene encoding EGF-like repeat and discoidin I-like domain-containing protein 3, translated to MENGGVLDEQITASSELNDNSAAYQGRLNVNESAQGSTTKSGAWVAGTSDQSQWLQVDLFDDESLVSRVATQGKNQDVSRDIANSQWVERYKLQYSNDGRDFEYYHEQGKSTAKEFTGNTDENSIVFHDLNPPIRARYIRFRPTAWNQRISMRVELYGCCGKLSLK